From a single Novipirellula caenicola genomic region:
- the clpB gene encoding ATP-dependent chaperone ClpB, with protein sequence MAFRFDKLTTKAQSLVAEAQAQAASSGNPEILPLHLLAAMLDESDGITRPMLKKMNADAGKLKELVQSELGKVPSVSGGRQPGISPALQRTFDAAADVAAQLKDEYVSTEHLLLGIAKVESKANNLLKLIGVDDADVLKAMSEVRGSARVTDQNAEDTYQALEKYGIDLTQLAAKGTLDPVIGRDNEIRRVIQVLSRRTKNNPVLIGQPGVGKTAIAEGLALRIFEGDVPQSLKDKRVISLDMGALVAGAKFRGDFEERLKAVLREVKDANGQVILFIDELHLVVGAGKAEGSPDAANLLKPELARGVLRCIGATTLDEYRQNIEKDAALERRFQPVYVGEPTVDDTIAILRGLKSRYESHHGVRITDSALVAAANLSNRYIADRFLPDKAIDLVDEAASRLAMEKESVPEPIDRLQRRLRQLELAHRQLVDETEESAVEKREEVESEMESLNHELASLREQWDAEKMGLDDVQSVRQEVERLEHRFTTLDSEAKQKQLRGESPEDVYREMLEVRARLTELQSKLDDAEQRDAVPKEDVESHEDKRRLLRHDVTEEEIAEVVSAWTGVPLSRMLETERAKLLVMEERLHQRVIGQDEAVKSVSDAVRRSRSGLQDPNRPIGSFLFLGPTGVGKTELCKALAEVMFDDEQAMVRIDMSEFMERHSVARLIGAPPGYVGYEEGGKLTEAVRRRPYGVVLLDEMEKAHPDVFNILLQVLDDGRLTDGHGRTVDFSNSVIVMTSNAGSQVIQQVTEQGGDEQEMQEAVQESLRARFLPEFLNRIDDIVIFKPLNRQEIRQIVKLQLRALGTRLEQNGLRLDVSEAAIDEIASVGYDPVYGARPLKRVIQNEVQNRLASALLKSSYPEGTTVRVDFQDGEYVFSGS encoded by the coding sequence ATGGCGTTTCGATTTGATAAGCTCACCACGAAGGCACAATCGCTGGTAGCGGAGGCCCAGGCCCAGGCCGCATCGTCTGGAAATCCTGAGATTTTGCCGCTGCATCTATTGGCCGCGATGTTAGACGAAAGCGATGGCATCACGCGACCGATGCTAAAGAAGATGAACGCCGATGCCGGTAAGCTAAAGGAGTTGGTGCAAAGCGAATTGGGCAAAGTGCCGTCGGTTTCCGGTGGTCGCCAACCCGGGATATCGCCCGCGTTGCAGCGCACCTTCGACGCCGCAGCCGATGTGGCGGCACAATTGAAAGACGAATACGTCAGCACCGAGCATCTGTTGCTTGGGATCGCCAAAGTCGAGAGCAAGGCGAACAACCTGTTGAAACTGATCGGCGTCGACGACGCCGACGTGCTCAAAGCGATGAGCGAAGTGCGCGGCTCGGCGCGTGTGACCGATCAAAACGCCGAAGACACTTACCAGGCGCTTGAAAAATACGGAATCGATCTGACGCAGTTGGCGGCCAAGGGGACGTTGGATCCGGTGATCGGCCGTGACAACGAAATTCGACGTGTGATTCAAGTTTTGTCGCGACGAACCAAAAACAACCCTGTTCTGATCGGCCAGCCTGGGGTGGGGAAAACCGCGATCGCCGAAGGCTTGGCGCTGCGTATTTTTGAAGGCGATGTTCCGCAAAGTCTTAAAGACAAACGAGTCATTTCGCTCGATATGGGGGCGTTGGTCGCCGGAGCCAAATTTCGAGGCGACTTCGAAGAACGACTCAAAGCCGTGCTCCGCGAGGTCAAAGATGCCAATGGACAAGTGATCTTGTTCATTGATGAATTGCATCTTGTCGTCGGCGCCGGCAAAGCCGAAGGATCGCCGGACGCGGCGAACCTGCTAAAGCCGGAACTCGCCCGCGGTGTGTTGCGATGCATCGGAGCGACGACGCTGGACGAGTATCGTCAGAACATCGAAAAGGATGCCGCGCTAGAACGTCGTTTCCAACCGGTTTACGTTGGTGAACCGACGGTCGACGACACGATTGCGATTTTGCGAGGTCTGAAATCTCGCTATGAATCGCACCACGGCGTTCGGATCACCGATAGCGCGTTGGTGGCCGCTGCGAATCTATCCAACCGCTACATCGCCGATCGTTTTTTGCCGGACAAGGCGATCGACTTGGTCGACGAAGCAGCCAGCCGTTTGGCGATGGAAAAAGAAAGTGTGCCCGAGCCAATCGATCGACTGCAGCGTCGTTTGCGTCAACTCGAACTCGCCCATCGGCAACTTGTCGATGAAACCGAAGAATCCGCAGTGGAGAAACGCGAAGAAGTGGAAAGTGAGATGGAATCACTGAACCATGAATTGGCGAGTCTGCGTGAGCAGTGGGATGCGGAAAAAATGGGACTCGACGACGTTCAATCGGTGCGTCAAGAGGTCGAGCGACTCGAGCATCGTTTTACCACACTGGATTCGGAAGCCAAACAAAAACAATTGCGTGGCGAAAGTCCCGAAGATGTTTATCGCGAGATGCTCGAGGTCCGCGCTCGTTTGACCGAATTGCAATCCAAACTCGATGACGCCGAACAACGCGATGCGGTTCCCAAAGAGGACGTCGAGAGCCACGAGGATAAACGTCGGCTATTGCGCCATGATGTCACCGAGGAAGAGATTGCTGAAGTGGTCAGCGCGTGGACCGGAGTCCCACTGAGCCGGATGCTTGAAACCGAACGTGCGAAATTGTTGGTCATGGAAGAACGGCTTCATCAACGCGTGATCGGTCAAGACGAAGCGGTGAAATCTGTCTCGGACGCCGTGCGGCGTAGCCGTAGTGGGTTGCAAGACCCGAATCGTCCGATCGGTTCGTTCCTGTTCCTCGGGCCCACCGGAGTCGGTAAAACCGAATTATGTAAAGCGCTCGCCGAAGTGATGTTCGATGATGAACAAGCGATGGTGCGAATTGACATGAGCGAGTTTATGGAGCGGCACAGCGTTGCGCGTTTGATCGGCGCCCCTCCGGGATACGTCGGTTACGAAGAAGGAGGCAAGTTGACCGAAGCGGTTCGGCGACGTCCCTACGGAGTCGTCTTGCTTGACGAGATGGAGAAAGCGCACCCGGACGTGTTTAACATCCTGTTGCAAGTGCTTGACGATGGCCGGTTGACCGATGGTCATGGACGCACCGTCGATTTTTCGAATTCCGTCATCGTGATGACTAGCAACGCGGGTAGCCAAGTGATTCAACAGGTCACCGAACAAGGTGGCGACGAGCAAGAGATGCAGGAAGCGGTTCAAGAATCGCTGCGTGCACGGTTTTTGCCAGAGTTTTTGAATCGAATCGACGACATCGTCATCTTCAAGCCGCTCAATCGCCAAGAGATTCGTCAGATTGTTAAGCTGCAGCTGCGAGCGCTAGGAACTCGACTCGAGCAGAATGGTTTGCGATTGGACGTGTCCGAAGCAGCGATCGATGAGATCGCATCGGTGGGATACGATCCGGTGTACGGTGCACGGCCGCTGAAACGCGTGATCCAGAACGAGGTTCAGAACCGATTGGCCAGCGCGCTGCTGAAAAGTTCGTATCCCGAAGGCACCACGGTGCGAGTCGATTTCCAGGACGGCGAGTACGTGTTTTCGGGAAGCTAG
- the dnaK gene encoding molecular chaperone DnaK: MAQGEKIIGIDLGTTNSVVAVMEGSEPKVIPNPEGNRLTPSVVAFTDKEDTIVGEPARRQAVTNPKRTVYSAKRFMGRRHNEVESEEKMVPYGVTGAASEYVKIKVGDKEYTPQEISAKVLRKLKESAESYLGHKVNKAVITVPAYFNDAQRQATKDAGQIAGLEVARIINEPTAAALAYGLDKKKDEKIIVFDLGGGTFDVSVLEVADSGDEEQESRVFQVVSTSGNTHLGGDDFDETLINYVADEFKKDNAIDLRNDPMALQRLQEACEKAKKELSSLPETDINLPFITMDQSGPKHLTMKITRSKFEELIDHLVEQCKKPVLQALEDAGMKPSDIDEIVLVGGSTRVPKVRQIVKEIFGKEPHQGVNPDEVVAVGAAIQGSVLAGERTDVLLLDVTPLTLGIETEGGVMTPLVERNTTIPVEKKNVFSTAADNQTAVTVRVFQGERKMAASNRLLGEFNLEGIPPQPRGVPQIEVKFDIDQNGILAVSAKELKTGKEASVQIKEAGALGEDEIEQMRKDAETNAEEDKRQFELVEAKNKAHQQVYQLEKLMTENKDKLSDSDTEPMNKAIEKVKTAAEGSDTAAIKQATEELDAASQAFSKVLYEKTEAAGPAAGDGGAKASGAAAASSEDDDAIDADFEVKD; encoded by the coding sequence ATGGCTCAAGGCGAAAAGATTATCGGCATCGACCTCGGCACCACCAACAGCGTGGTTGCGGTCATGGAAGGCAGCGAACCGAAGGTCATTCCGAACCCTGAAGGAAACCGCTTGACCCCCAGTGTCGTCGCGTTTACGGACAAAGAAGACACCATTGTGGGCGAACCTGCACGTCGCCAAGCGGTCACCAACCCTAAACGCACCGTGTATTCGGCCAAACGCTTCATGGGCCGCCGTCACAATGAAGTGGAATCCGAAGAAAAGATGGTTCCCTACGGCGTGACCGGTGCCGCATCGGAATACGTCAAAATCAAAGTTGGCGACAAAGAGTACACGCCACAAGAAATCTCGGCCAAGGTCCTTCGCAAGCTCAAAGAGTCGGCCGAGTCTTACCTCGGTCACAAGGTCAACAAGGCCGTAATCACCGTTCCGGCCTACTTTAACGACGCACAACGTCAAGCCACCAAAGACGCTGGTCAGATCGCGGGCTTGGAAGTCGCTCGGATCATCAACGAGCCGACCGCCGCAGCATTGGCTTACGGGTTGGACAAGAAGAAAGACGAAAAGATCATCGTTTTTGACCTTGGGGGCGGTACGTTTGACGTTTCGGTTCTGGAAGTTGCCGACAGCGGTGACGAAGAGCAAGAGAGCCGCGTCTTCCAAGTGGTCAGTACTTCGGGGAACACCCACCTCGGGGGCGATGACTTTGACGAAACCTTGATTAACTACGTTGCCGACGAGTTCAAAAAGGACAACGCAATCGATTTGCGTAACGATCCGATGGCGCTGCAACGGTTGCAAGAAGCGTGTGAAAAGGCCAAGAAAGAGCTTAGTTCGCTACCAGAAACCGACATCAATCTGCCGTTTATCACGATGGATCAGTCGGGGCCGAAGCACTTGACGATGAAGATCACTCGCAGCAAGTTCGAAGAGTTAATCGATCATTTGGTCGAACAGTGTAAGAAACCGGTTTTGCAAGCGCTCGAAGACGCCGGCATGAAGCCAAGTGACATCGACGAAATCGTTTTGGTCGGTGGTAGCACCCGTGTGCCTAAGGTCCGCCAGATCGTCAAAGAGATCTTCGGCAAAGAGCCTCACCAAGGCGTGAACCCGGATGAAGTGGTTGCCGTGGGCGCCGCGATCCAAGGTAGCGTGTTGGCGGGCGAACGAACCGACGTGTTGTTGTTGGACGTGACCCCGTTGACGCTTGGTATCGAAACCGAAGGCGGTGTGATGACACCGTTGGTCGAGCGAAATACCACGATCCCGGTGGAAAAGAAGAATGTCTTCAGCACCGCGGCGGACAACCAAACGGCCGTCACCGTTCGCGTGTTCCAAGGGGAACGCAAGATGGCGGCGAGCAACCGTTTGCTCGGCGAGTTCAATCTCGAAGGCATCCCGCCGCAACCCCGTGGCGTTCCTCAGATCGAAGTCAAATTCGACATTGACCAAAACGGTATCCTTGCGGTTTCCGCGAAAGAGCTGAAGACCGGTAAAGAGGCTTCGGTGCAAATCAAGGAAGCGGGAGCGCTCGGCGAAGACGAGATCGAGCAAATGCGAAAGGATGCCGAAACCAACGCCGAAGAAGACAAGCGTCAATTCGAGTTGGTCGAAGCGAAGAACAAAGCACATCAGCAGGTTTATCAACTTGAAAAACTGATGACCGAAAACAAGGACAAGCTGAGTGATTCGGATACCGAACCGATGAACAAGGCGATCGAAAAGGTCAAGACGGCTGCCGAAGGTTCCGATACGGCTGCGATCAAGCAGGCGACCGAAGAGTTGGATGCCGCTTCGCAAGCGTTCAGCAAAGTGCTGTATGAAAAGACCGAAGCGGCTGGCCCTGCGGCCGGTGACGGCGGTGCTAAAGCTTCCGGTGCCGCGGCGGCGTCGAGCGAAGATGACGACGCAATCGATGCCGATTTCGAAGTCAAAGACTAA